CGACGTGCCGTGGATCCGCAAGCGGATGGGGGAGCCCAAGCGCCAGGCGCAGCTCGAGCGCTGGCGTCACCAGGTCGAGGGCCGGCCGGTCTTCAGCGGGGCCCTCAACTTCGTCTCGGCGGCCGTGGGCTTCCCGCCGTTCTTCGTGATGGCGATGGTCGCCGGCACGCTGCGGATGAACGTCGTGGTCTTCTTCGTCACCGGCCTGCTCGGCCGCACCCTGTTCTTCTGGGCCTGGCTGGTGGGCGTCGGGCTGATCGTGCACTGAGCCTGCCCCGAGCTGGGTGGCGAGGTCCGGATAGGCTGCGGCCCATGATCGAGCTCCTGCTGCTGCTGCCGCTCTCCGAGGCCGAGGGCGAGGGTCCCGGCGCGACGCCGTACCTGATCGGGCTCGGCGCGCTGGCCCTGCTGCTCTTCGCGGTGTTCGCCCTCACCGCCTTCGGCAAGGGACGCGATCACTCCTGAGCGGCTCGCAGGGGACCGAGACGCTCGCGGCGCCCGAGGGTCGGCGCCGGCGCGTGGGCGTCATGGGCGGCACCTTCGACCCCATCCACCACGGACACCTCGTCGCCGCCAGCGAGGTGCAGGCGTGGTTCGACCTCGACGAGGTCGTCTTCGTGCCGACCGGCCAGCCGTGGCAGAAGTCCGACCGTGACGTCAGCCAGGCCGAGCACCGCTACCTGATGACGGTCGTCGCGACCGCCTCCAACCCGCGGTTCACGGTCTCGCGCGTCGACATCGACCGCTCCGGCCCGACGTACACCATCGACACGCTGCGCGACCTGGCCGAGCGGATCCCCGACGCCGACCTCTACTTCATCACCGGCGCCGACGCGCTGGCCGAGATCTTCACCTGGCGCGACGCCGAGGAGCTCTTCGGCCTGGCCCGCTTCGTGGGCTGCACGCGCCCGGGCTACGAGATGAGCCAGAGCACGCTCGACGGCATCCCGTCGGACCGCGTCACGATCCTCGAGATCCCCGCCCTGGCGATCTCCTCGACCGACTGCCGCGAGCGGCGCGCCAAGGGCGAGCCGGTGTGGTACCTCGTGCCCGACGGCGTCGTCCAGTACATCGC
This genomic interval from Nocardioides scoriae contains the following:
- a CDS encoding VTT domain-containing protein — protein: MKLLLLTLGFGVLSSSIPVFNMEAYISVVYASNGKTHVLALAAVASLGQNIGKLVWYYASRGAFDVPWIRKRMGEPKRQAQLERWRHQVEGRPVFSGALNFVSAAVGFPPFFVMAMVAGTLRMNVVVFFVTGLLGRTLFFWAWLVGVGLIVH
- the nadD gene encoding nicotinate-nucleotide adenylyltransferase, which produces MGVMGGTFDPIHHGHLVAASEVQAWFDLDEVVFVPTGQPWQKSDRDVSQAEHRYLMTVVATASNPRFTVSRVDIDRSGPTYTIDTLRDLAERIPDADLYFITGADALAEIFTWRDAEELFGLARFVGCTRPGYEMSQSTLDGIPSDRVTILEIPALAISSTDCRERRAKGEPVWYLVPDGVVQYIAKHDLYATTGGTP